TTTTATTTCCAAATAGATGATGTTTAAATGTAAGGAGCCACAGACcaaattttcattaaaataaAACTGCCCCTTCTTTGAAAGCCACTCAACCCCTCAACTAACAATTTGCAATATGAGCTTTGTACAATGTAGACAGCAGTTTATTTCCCCTCTCCTACCAGCCAGGTCACCCACCAGTGCCGTCAACAAGAAACTAATCAACTAGATTCAGAAGAAGCAGGAAAGGCTAAGAAGAAATCTTATGTTTTACGGAGGAACTACAGCTAAGATCAAACTAACCTTTTAATCATTGAAACAGAATAAATATGTCCATATTCAGTTTACAAGTGTCACAACAAAATTCATCATTCATTGGTTCAGAATTTACAAACAAGATAACTGAACTAATTGTAtacacaatgcatttgcaaGATTTATACACAAATGACAGTAAACATTTTATTTACACCTTGAGCCAGGCACTCGGACATGGTTGGTTCTAGAACATTGTCGGTACTCGGCTGAATTGGGAGGTGGGGATGActtacaaaaatgtacatgcagGAGCGTATGTGATAGTAGTTTTTCAAAGAGGTAATTAATTTCAAGCAGCCATCGCATTTTTACAGCATCTGTTTGAATATAAACTGTACAAAGGTGTCCTGGAAGTTCTGAAGCCATGCCAGTCAATCTCAAATCTCCACGCCAGTTTAGCTCACTCAAGCTGGCTGCACTATACTTAGAACTGAAGACTTCTTCCTTCTGAGGATAAGGATCTTCCTTCTGAAGAATAGGCAGAGTAAACCCCATGAGTTGACCCAAACTAACTTGGAAAGACCCACACAATGATGCAACCTCCCCACCTCGATGGACAGCAACTAGTGAACATTTCGATAGGGAGAAAAGATTGGAGTACCCTACGACAACAATGTTTCGGGCTTCCGTCTCAATTGCGACAATATTAGTGTCCTTCTTTCAAGGCTTGTATGAAGAAAACATAAATTGGCATCAGAATGGCATTCAGAATCAAGTCTCATTTCAACTTTACATGCAAATATGGTCTATTCATAAAGATTTTGTTCGCACCAAATGGGTATTCTTGAATGTATACTGAAGTGCAGTGACCAGTACGTTGCGCTCAAGACCTATAGGCTGAAAATTAAGGGCATAAGACTTCTGGATGCaatcttttattttgtttgtttttttaaacttgGCCAGGATAACAATATGGAAGTCCTCGCTCCAGGACAGTCAAGAAGACTCTAGCAATCCGCTCCCCGTATAACCACTGGAAGGCCTAACTCATCATTTCCTTCTTTTGTGACTGAAACGAAGCAAATCATTGAATTTTTCATCATAGATGGGACGATATTGGAGCCTGATGATATCTTGAATACATACATGTCCAGACCACTGGCAATCCTAGTTGGAGCTGCCGTTATCATTCTGAAACAGACGATTCACAATGAGCTTGATAAATATTGTGTAATAATCATCATTAAAAACTATTACCTTCgacaagtatagattagagacTTGTCTTTGATCACAATCTTGATAGTCAATCATCATGAACTCAAATCTCTACAGACAGCATAAGGCAACCTCGAGTCAGTGCCAGCCAGCACTGTATTGTGCACCCCATGTTCCAACCTCAAAAACAGTGCTTACTATGTTACCAGTCCAAAGTGTTTTACCATGCTCTTGGGTTTGTCTACCATGGAACCCCCATGGTTCCCATAATGAATGAGCTGCTGACCGTCATATTGTGACTCAGAATTTTGCATAAAATTCAATGGGAACTTTCATTTGTTATGAATCAGGAAACCACCACTGTTTAAGATTTTTACTCCACAAAATACAATGCAGATTTAGCAGAGTTTTACCACATTCATTTTAGATTCAGGGGGTGTTTTTAGTAACTCAATGGTTACTGGGAGGACATCACACACTTACCATACTAGGATCAATGCGACGCAACTTCATGAAGACTGCTTCAGTATATGTACGCCTGCAAAGCAATACATTTTAAGAACTTTAAAATAGATCAGAAGACTACCCACATCAcgcactgaaaatgtctgattgTTATGATAATTATCAAATTTTCTTTGAACAACCTGAGTTGATAATGATAAGCAGGTTGAGTCACTTACTAACTTTATTCGCCTACACGATTTAGATTAGCCGATTGTAAATCATTGAAACCAAAGCTTCAACGACGAGATGAAGGAAAGTGCCCGAGGCGTGAGGGGTTGCATTTCAATCATACACTTActacacatgtacatttgtaccatatCCATGCTAACACACAGTAAATGATAGCGCCGAACACATTTGGTATCTAGACACAACGGATATGTTGTTTTAAATTATTATGATTATGAGCGAAGAAACCTCACATTTGTTATAAATACTTGTGTATAGCGTATTGTTTTTGTCGAGTAAATCGTTTGGCATAGATAGGAGGAAAAACAACAGAAGGTCAATTTTCCCATGTATGTCGACTTACTTTGAAGCGAACCCGCCACCTGGAGGCAACCCTTCAATTGGATCTTTCGTTACTTCAGTCCAAACCGTTGAAAAGTCAAGATCAGCATCATTTGCGTCAACACAAGCTGAAAAGAGAATGGTTACCCTTTAATAATGGTGATAATTTATATAGAAATGTCTGCTAAACATGCTAAATTAGAGATACGGCGTCATGCAATGAGAACCCCAAGTATCTTATAGTTATATTCTGAGAAGTTGATTGGAACATACTTCTTTTGATGTTTCAGATGGAACACTGAACTGTGATGATTTAAATTAGACATCTTTATTTGACTCGGCTGAACTCGGATGTTCAACGCAATGCTTGGCCGTCACAATGATTAGTGCATACAAATAGGCCTTTCACATCATTAATCACACTGAATAAACATTGCAGCACTAAATGTAACATTGCCAATTCTTCCTGCCCTAAGTGCGATTGGATGTGGTCTGATTACCCATGTTCATGCACGGAAAGCCGCAAGTGTGGAACATCACTTTGTATTGGAGTTAACTGATTTAAATACCATAGTCTAGATAGAATTAGAAAAGGAAGCACATCTATACTTATCTTCTATCTGTCTACGAATTCAAGAATCGGATCATTTTTTTAAACTCTATAGAGTTTCAGCCAAAAATTTGGCGATACCAACCTTGTACTTTATCTGCTATCTTTTTGTCCAGCTCTTTCTCTTTCTGCAAAGCTTCTGGTGTAACTTTAGGTGCATTCGCAAATGTCACCAAGACAATGCTCATATTATCTCGGCTTCCCTGCAATCGAAATCGGAAACAACTGCTTTAAAGATATTGTGACAGATGGCCATAGTTTGACCTGCAGCCACAGCAAAAAAGACTTCAAAACAGATTTAACATCTTTACAGACATTTCCCTCTGGCCTGCATTAAAAGTTTTTTCTTCCGTTGAACAGTTTCATCCGGGTGATTCATTGGTGATTTATAATCATGATCTTGAGGGGAAGTTCTTGAAGGCATTAAGAGACACATTTACATCAAGCATGCCGTCTATTTTGAACCCCGTCCCATACAAAACTTTAGGTATCAAGATCATTTTGCCAAACAAAATGTTTGTACAGCATCCCTAGTGGCAGTTTACTTTGATACTCCATTTTGCTAACAATGAACAGGTGGTAGTTTGAAGACAGCGACCAAGTCAGTCCAGCTAAAACTGGCCGAGTATCAGGATATATATCTTTCTGGACCGATCCCAACTGGGCCAACCGGAAGTAAACACTGAATGAAATCATAGCTATAAATATCCTATCATTCATAGGGGTCGCAGGTAAATGAAACAAGATTGCACACATCAATCTTTTTTCTAAATTGCGCAATATCACAAGGCACTGTCTGGACATTTCAAGCCCAGACATGCTTTATCTAGTCTTATGAAAATGAGAACAGAGTGAGAAGCCTTTATCATCATTTGTATGATTAGCAGAAGAACTGCAGTGAGAATTTTCCAGCTGTATCTTTCATTGCTCCACAGTAATGccataaaacttttaaaaagccCCCATCCcctcaaaaattcaaattgctaccctacatgtagcttgatGGCCACGATGAGCCTTCGCAATTGCGTGTATCCAGATAGTAAAAAAAAGATACCTAggaataagtacatgtactggtactGCATCTATTTTCAAGCCATTTTCCCCTGACCCCTTCAATTCAACATACAAAATCACAGAATTATGTTTTTAAAAGGCGATCCTCACACCTTTCAAGTTTAACTATCAAGACAGTACTGTACACCAGTTTCATAGAAAGATTTTGTGACAATAACAACAACCTACAATCGTCATACAATTCATAATTTACTCAGAAATTATTTTAATTGAAGAAGGCACCCAACAGTGGCAGACAAAGTCCTAAATAAAACACCTACGTCAATGTGATTGTGGCCCCCTCAAAGGATGTAGGTCGATTGTATCAAACATCATTGACATGAACAACAGAGTAGAATTTGCACTGTTAGTGCTTTCTtgtttcaaaactgaaaaagaccGCTATACCATTAAGTTTTACACGAGTATGTGCAAAGTGAATAAGTCCTTACCTTATGTAAACAAGTATCCACAACCTGATTACATACATCTTTTAAATCGTCAGTCACCATTAACCTACTGGTTATTAAGTCACAAAGTTCTTGGTTTGACATTACATCCCATATGCCATCACAAGCTAATACAACAAATTCATCTTGTTCCGCACTACGAGTCTTTATGGTGATCTCTGGTTCCGGTGACACTAATTGCTCAGTAGGACCCATCTTAGACGCATTTTTATATTCGAAATCGCCCAAGGCCCTGGACACTGCCAATGAACCATTAACACGCTGGATCATTACACTGCCACCTGCCTTTTGAATGCGGTTTTTCTCTTCGGGGAGAACCGGTTTATGGTCCGTGGTATAATGCACGGCTTCTTTATTTCTACAAAGGACCGCTCGCGAGTCGCCACAGTTTGCAAAGTAGATTTGAGTGGGCGAGACCAATACACAGATAGCAGTAGACCCACTCCTGTCCTCTCCTCCAGAATCGGAGTTCTTTTCCCTCAGCAAAGCGTCCATGTTCAGAAAACCCGTATAAATCCCTAGTTTTACTTCATCCTGGTTCTCACCTGGACTGTTAATACTTTTGAATGGTTCGCTTTTTAAGATCTGCTGCAGAAGATCAGAAGCACAGAAATCGGACACTTTGCCACCGGCATGTCCATCAAACACGCCAAAGAAAGACCAATCATTGAATGGGCCCAAACCGGTTACTGCACTATGGGCATCCTCCATCTCCACTCTCCAGCCCTGCATGCTCGCCAGGCCATAATGAAGACCATTCCCTTCACCTGCCTCATTGTGCTTTTCTGTTTTCGGTTTGTCTAAGAACGCTCCCATGTTGATATCCTGAGaccattaatttttttctatAACCTGAAAGTATAACATGATAACAATAATAGAAATTGACGAATTGTAGCTGTAAATATAATCAGCTTGCATACATGATAACTagaactaagaagaggtttaggTAGCCTCAAAAGTAAACTTTACTGTATTCATCTATCCTCCTGCTTTAAGTCAGATAGAATTGAGCTTTATTATTACCGAATACTAAAGTATTCTTTTAGCCATTGCGTCAAGAGGTGCACACTGTGCTCCTCTGAGATAGGCTCTTTGCCAGAGTATGGATTGGGACTGGCTGTGCCTCAATCCACAATCTTTCAATCACCTTGTAGGATGCTCTTCCACCACTGTGCCACTGTGCTCCCCCTGCCCCATGTGATGTCATTGTTATCGTTTTcaccaccctcattttggtttgCACAACTCAACTCGCATACGCAATGTGCTCAGCTGGGTGGAACTGGAGGATTTAACAATCATACAATGCTTCCTCCTTTGAACCAACCATTGAACCAAGACCCGAGGAAAATGAGCAACTGACTAGGGGCCTTCTGTGTATCCCTGTGTGCGAGATATCTCAGCAACAATTCAGGTGGGCAGGATGAATACTATACTACTTAacatgtataattttgtgaccATTCGGTCACATGAGTCGGAGAACAAAAAATGACAGTTTTTTAGCttatcagtaggcctatcagtATCACAAAACTCAGGAACAcgatgaaataatgataaatacGTCTGCAAAGACGCCTTTGAATCTTTTTAGGTCAAAACCGGTCTTGAATAACTTTAAAGGAATGCAGTGCCAAGCCTGGACATGCCCGCGGACATCCCCCGCGAACTGGCCTATGGCTTATCTGGCAATCTGCGATCTGGAGCAAGCGAGTTGCCAGTTGGTAGGCAAGCGCCAACATACGTGTATACATGCATAAATGTACAGTAAACACCAGGCTGGAAATTTCCAAATTTAACATCACAAACTCGGTGAATATGATCGTCACAGAATTTGCTCAAACGCAGAACAAAGCAGATTGATAGGATTCTAAACACACCTTAGATTGAATTAAACTGCATGCtattttatgtttttttcaCGCCGAAATTATGAAATTACCATCACTGCAAATAGAAAAATTGATAAAACGAAAGATGCTATGGCGGCCTCTACTACCGACTGGGCATGCGCCATTGAAATATCCCGTATGTGTACTAAAAATAGAGGTCACGTCATCTTTGCCCAATGAGTGACATCGGCAATAgtagcgggaaatttaaaaatgctTATATAAAAGCGGGTCAGAATTATCTGGTTTCATATCAAATTATGTCAATGAACTATCTTATGACCTTTGACATGGATGTCAATGACCAAATCTATTATCTTGTTTTGTTGGCCTACATTATATGAATGAGTGTCTCGAGTATAACTTATTTATGTAGTTGCTACTAAATCAGGCCTAATTCATTCTTGGGCTATACTGTATAAAATATATCAAGATGAACATCACTGTCCAGTCATCAAATCCACTTTCTATCAAAATCTCTGATTCCGACTCATATAATTATAAGTACTGAACTGAAGTCACTGAACAGTCATTGCCTCCTCCtaataaatgaaataaattggTTGGTTGTTTTCCACTTCTCTTCTTTTTTGCCTTCCTTTtcaataatgaaataaaaactttcGCACACCAGTGCACAATGGTCAACGCATTGATTAGCCCTAGTAGGAGACTGAAATTAAGGTAAACCTAACAAATGTGTCTCCTCAGCTGAACCCAAGTCTCCAGTCACAATCACTCACTACTGTGTCTCCCTCTGTCCAACTATCCCTAGAGGTAAGTCCAGGGAACCTCTGttatgagtgaatggaggagacttgTGAAAGAGTCTAGTTCAGTATCTAAATGTTTTAACCATTTCTCATCACCTTACAACCTGTTTCTCACAGTTACATCTCAAGTTGCCCAGAGTCCCCTCTTGGTAATCTTTAgcattcactctgcacttggaggtcgATTCCCTTGGGAGTACTCCTCCCCGCCTCCAAAGCGGGATGAGTTTTTGTATGTcactacagttaggcaccaattaggtttattggcctggtgactCTGTCTTGCCCCAAAGATAATTGACAACCCAAGTCAGTATTTAAACTAACtcccggaggtccaacagtttTAACCCACCTGAGCTCTCTTCCAACACAACCCGTGTCTCATTAGTTCCACTGCAACATCATACAAGTTTCTCGGAGGTCGGCATAACCAACTGACTTGCCCTCTCAAAGGCTGGACCCATCTGTCATCAGCCACAACCAATCCAGGAATTAGAATCTCCGATCCATATCATCAAATGAGGGTGTTTGAAAGACAAGTTTCAATTTTCAGGAATTTTATTTCACCGTCGGTCCATACAGCTGATGGCACATTTTATTGACAACTGATTGGCTGAATGTTCTTGGTCAAAATAATACAATAACACTTTACAAGAACTATTTACAAATTTACACTACAAATACCAGCTCAATCGCTGACTATCCATTATTTTGATGTCAGGAAAGATTACCTTCTCATATATCATGACTTATTTTTTGAATGTGCAAATGACACACAATGATTTACCCCCAATTTCTTATACATAAAAGCTTTGAACCACAGAACCTCGTAAGCATGTAAGCCAGAGCTTGAAATAAGCAACAAATGCAGCGTTCTAGAAAGTATATGTATTTCAGTGCAAAATCAACTTGTGCTACTGGTAGCCCATCCTGATCTGGTGTTGAAAGCGATTCGAAAAAGAGCCATATTTGACTTCCATAAGTGCAGAAGCGTACATGTACCGTAGTTCACAAGGTCAGGAGGTGAGAGAGTAGTGATTAGCTGGGCTGATCTAATTGACCAGTGcagaaaatgcagttatacaaaTTTTAACCCTAATTTAAGATGAAATGACAGATGTGGTCACTAAAATAAATGAATCATCATGTTAGAAAAAAATTCCGCAGATACATTATGTAGGCAAACTCATGCTTAAGAAAAACATCCACACATGCTTACCAACCTGTACGCCGGTTATCTGAAGCTGTTGCAGGAGACATCCCAATACCAGTACACAAGAAATTTTCTGCTGCAACTAACGCCCTGCCCTTTTGATATTTCAACCTCATCAACAGCCAGCCTGGCCCCCAGAAAGAAATCAcacgagaacatcaatttcaaGGCTCTGTCATTTTCGCAACCGAGGAGGATGGGAAACCCCACGCAAACTGATGATGTGAAACACAGAAAAGGAATCACCGCTGAGTAGAAGAGGGGGTCAAGTTAGTGCACATCCTCTGTATTCTCAGTTGTTCAGTATAGAGTTCACCAACTGAGGGTAGGGAACCGACCTTAAAACTGGTATGGAATCACAACATCTTGCAAAACAATTACACGGACTCACATCAAAATGGACATGGAATTTTTACATCCTGAAAAACAATTACAATAAGCCCAGGCACTCGTTCTCAATAGCAAAATTCCAAATGAATCCTGAGCAGATGTTTATTTTAGAAAGGGTTGCATTAATGCTGTCATCTTACAAATATTTACATAAAAACAAAGTCCATCATCTTTACTTTAGAAGCAACCGTTCAGTTTATTACCACTACAAATAATACACACAGCCCGGACAGTTCTCAAACTCAGAGAATGATACccaatttgcccccccccccccgccttaTTTGCAAAACCTGCTTCACTGATGGCCCCCAACTACATAGCCTATTGTCATGTAAAACATGACATGTCATGCAAGATccttttcttcaaatttatttaCATAAAAGTCACAGCCATTCATCACAAAAATATCAAAGGCACATCACATCTAACGTTAGTTCCCAAAGAATCTCATGCCCTAACCCTCcaagggtcaaggtcacttcCTATTCCCATCCACCTAAAGTGTATTGTCCTATATATACACAAACAGCTGACTCGCTACTCGAGATATGACAAACCAGCTCTGAACATTGCACAGGAAATATATCAACACAACGCAATTGATGGGGAATGAGAAtactttaaaaacaaaacctGAGTTAAAAACACCACATTAAGGGCTTCATCAAGAAGCTGTCTCTGAATAGGGCATATCTGAATAATACAGTTAACTGCGTAACGCCCCCTGGCTAAATTTTCTTGAAGATCCAACTAAATTTCAGATTGATTCAGCAGACTCTAACAAAATGGACCTAGATCACATTTAACATGCCTTCTCCCTCACATTTGATAGCTGAACAAAAAGTAAAACATTAAAGCTACGTAGTTGTTATTCATTTcaactgaaataaaatgatgaCTGTATTTTTATATACGATGTCATAAGTGTGCCACAAGATAATTTTATCTGGTTGACATTATGGGTTTCTAGGGGTAATAAAACAAACTTTGTCCTCAGCTGATTAAGGTCAAGATTGCCAGATTGTAATTGCACCTGATCACATTCAAAATATATGTACGGTTGGAATAAATTTGAAGCAAGTTACTGAACCTGCAATTGTACAAATGATCACAGATACAAGGCCAGCGAAAGCAGCAAAAGCATGACGGTAAACCGCTGTGGTGGATTTAGGCCTTGCCAATTACTGAATGAATCAATTAGGTTTTGCGACAAACCAACTCGACCCTTTCATCCTAAAATCAAAAAGAGACATCCATTTTTTATATCAGCACCAAGGTTAGTCTCCACTATGAATAGGAACTTTGATAAGCACACAGCACAGTCTTCATTTTACATGTTCATCAATACTCCTTGGAGGACTTTTAATCTGTGCCATGATCACCAGAAGTTCCAACAAAACGTCCAGGTTTTGTATTCATGTACGCATGCACATGAATAAGTATACCCTGGTTACTTAtcaatgcgcatgcgtaactGGGAACAAAATCTTGAACAACTTCTGCTGACTGTGGTGTGATTCAGATTCTTCAAAGGAGTTCTCAGTCCGTGTGCTATACCTCCGCACCAAGATCTGTCACACCAATCTCGGCGATTGGCACATATTTGTCCGTTATCTGTACAAGGAGCACCGTTTTATCCACATGTGACCTCTTGACCTGCTCTCGATGGCAGGGCATCCAGCGGTGGACGACTGTCCCTTCCATCCCTTTCTCCGGCCGCCAGCCATTCCAGTGATTCTTGCCACCCATCTGTCGCCAGTCCTCGTTAGGCCAGAGGACATCGATACGTCTCCCAAGGTTAATGTTGGTGTAGACTTGAGCCGGGTCAGTGATctgaaatttgatttttttaaataaagatTACTTTCAATGAAGCCAAATCATGACATCATTTCTCCGAGTCAAATGTTTTTCTAGGTCAGCTATCCCAGCAACTGGACTCAAAAGTCAATTTCATTCTATAGAATTTGTCATTCAGGTACATCTGCAACCCAATCTGAACACACAAACCTGGATTCTATCGATTTGAACCCGGGCCTCATTGAGGGGTAGGTAGACGAGCAGTTTTATCCACATTGGGGTACTCAATCTGGGATTGATCATTCTTACCTGAACTCTCTGCATGACTGGCTCTTTGTTTGCAGATGCACTATCCCCGAGTAAACCAGCCAAACTGACGAATGCGGCACTAGGCTTACTGGCTGAGCTCGTCGTGGAGTGCACACTGCCTCGGTTTGCCAGAGGAGGGTGGTTAGGATCCATGACCGTGGGCGTGTTGGTCATGTTCACCTGGTGACCAGGAGTAGCAGGCTGAATCGGACCACAGCCGTACGAGTCGTCAACAGTCACTGAGCCACTACTGGTACAGCTAGCACCACATCTAAGTCTGATCCTGCAACAAGAAGTAAGGAAGAGGTAACACTCTAGTACCAGTCAAAGGATCACCTGGTTTCCTTCCCTTGGCTTAATACATAGGTCAATTAAAAATGTAGATTGTCACACTTCAAAGAGCTTTTGATAATACCTGTCACTGCTAAGCTTTTACTTGCATGGAAAGGTAAGCGGACTTGTATTTCATTATCTTTCCATCAAAGAGACGATTTCCTCATGGTACCACTTACCTTCTCCATAGATTTCTCAGAGCGTTCTTGACTCCATTCAGGCTGAACTCGCCACCAATAATACTCGACAGCTGCGTATTCGTCCCCGAGTACGACGTCGTCAACGGCGACACGTAAATAGGGTAACCTATTGGTTGATCACATGAGGAGTTGATCATGTTCCGTAGCGCCTGCTTGGCATTTTGAATACTGCCCCGCTCTGGGTTACGGTTTCGCAAGAAGACCAGCTCTTGCTGCTGTCCTGCCCACAGGCCTCGCACGCATTCTCTGTTCACCTGAAACGCAAAGGAAATTTTAGAAAACTTTAAAAGACTAACAACTCATATTATATGCTAGGTTAATTTACCATAGTTCCAAGtactgtctttaatagagtggtgtcctgactATAGAGGTCAAATAGTTTTTTGAGGTCGATTTGGTACCAAATttgtgtcctttatagagaggtgtccgctagaGCAATGTTCCATTGTACAGTGAAGTTCACCAACCTTGATAATCCTGAAGACCAAGTAGCGTTTGTTCAGCATGATGATCTTGTATTCGTCTGATCCCTCATCAAAGACATGTCTGGAGAAGAAGAAAGTTTGATAGATACTTTAGACTGCCAATGAAATATAGAGAGAAGGGAAATGTTCTGCAGATTAAGTAATACTGCG
Above is a window of Lineus longissimus chromosome 3, tnLinLong1.2, whole genome shotgun sequence DNA encoding:
- the LOC135484117 gene encoding protein phosphatase 1B-like produces the protein MGAFLDKPKTEKHNEAGEGNGLHYGLASMQGWRVEMEDAHSAVTGLGPFNDWSFFGVFDGHAGGKVSDFCASDLLQQILKSEPFKSINSPGENQDEVKLGIYTGFLNMDALLREKNSDSGGEDRSGSTAICVLVSPTQIYFANCGDSRAVLCRNKEAVHYTTDHKPVLPEEKNRIQKAGGSVMIQRVNGSLAVSRALGDFEYKNASKMGPTEQLVSPEPEITIKTRSAEQDEFVVLACDGIWDVMSNQELCDLITSRLMVTDDLKDVCNQVVDTCLHKGSRDNMSIVLVTFANAPKVTPEALQKEKELDKKIADKVQACVDANDADLDFSTVWTEVTKDPIEGLPPGGGFASKRTYTEAVFMKLRRIDPSMNDNGSSN